The following coding sequences are from one Primulina eburnea isolate SZY01 chromosome 15, ASM2296580v1, whole genome shotgun sequence window:
- the LOC140815426 gene encoding uncharacterized protein encodes MAHTRKTNQNTSRVQGVDANHSRQEDAPPDLITMTPEELDKRITEAVEKAMARREASHHDIPLEEEPEKEQDQQQELREEEKRGEVEESSAGSKSPTMVEEMLELKQKMKVLEGQLENRGTSRASVKGRPFAEAIIREPLPGNFKSAKIGTYDGNEDPEEHLARFENMAMLHCYTDRIKCKVFLTTLVDSAQRWFDGLAPLSIKSFDDFQKIFLHHFSSSKKYKKTAFSLFEVRQGPEESLRMYIKRFNKVALDVPTCAAETKTTAFTQGSKESEFFKSLTKKVPEDFEDLLSRAEKYINMEEAQRQKREAIRKERGDRASKPEERGPRRGNPGHFSQHVPLKIIREREVQECSRDPVPDHPLSQPERSGFCTRHVVCQHSTENCKALKRNYVHPPVRDIINRSRGREVHSGHLGHQCLTPG; translated from the coding sequence atggctcaCACGAGAAAAACTAACCAGAATACCTCCCGGGTTCAGGGAGTTGACGCAAATCACTCAAGACAAGAGGATGCTCCTCCTGATCTTATTACCATGACTCCAGAGGAGTTGGATAAGCGTATTACTGAAGCCGTGGAGAAAGCTATGGCTAGGCGAGAAGCTTCCCACCATGATATACCACTTGAGGAGGAACCAGAGAAAGAGCAAGATCAGCAGCAGGAGTTGAGGGAGGAGGAGAAGAGGGGAGAAGTTGAGGAATCCTCTGCTGGATCTAAGTCACCAACGATGGTCGAGGAGATGTTGGAGTTAAAGCAGAAAATGAAAGTCTTGGAAGGACAGCTGGAAAATCGTGGAACTTCTCGAGCGTCTGTCAAAGGACGCCCGTTCGCTGAGGCAATTATTCGGGAACCTCTTCCCGGGAACTTTAAGTCTGCCAAAATAGGAACGTATGATGGAAACGAAGATCCAGAGGAACATTTGGCCAGATTCGAGAATATGGCTATGTTGCATTGCTACACCGATAGGATCAAGTGTAAAGTGTTTTTGACTACGCTGGTAGATTCGGCTCAAAGATGGTTTGATGGGTTGGCTCCATTGAGTATTAAATCGTTTGATGATTTTCAGAAAATCTTCTTGCATCATTTCAGTAGCAGCAAAAAATATAAGAAAACTGCTTTCAGTTTGTTCGAAGTAAGGCAAGGCCCGGAGGAGAGTCTGAGGATGTATATTAAGAGATTTAATAAAGTGGCTTTGGATGTGCCCACTTGTGCTGCGGAGACAAAAACCACTGCCTTCACTCAAGGTTCGAAAGAGAGTGAGTTTTTCAAATCATTGACAAAGAAAGTGCCTGAGGACTTTGAAGATTTGCTATCTCGGGCAGAGAAATATATTAATATGGAGGAAGCCCAGAGACAAAAGAGGGAAGCCATCAGAAAGGAGAGAGGGGACCGGGCATCTAAGCCCGAGGAGAGAGGACCAAGGCGGGGTAACCCAGGGCACTTCTCCCAACACGTGCCTCTGAAAATTATCCGGGAGAGAGAGGTACAGGAATGCAGTAGGGATCCAGTTCCCGATCACCCGTTGTCTCAGCCCGAGAGAAGTGGATTTTGTACTAGGCACGTGGTATGTCAGCACAGTACCGAGAATTGTAAGGCTTTAAAGAGAAATTATGTCCACCCACCAGTCAGGGATATAATCAATCGGTCAAGAGGTCGAGAGGTCCACTCTGGACACCTCGGCCACCAATGCCTAACACCCGGATAA